From the genome of Eucalyptus grandis isolate ANBG69807.140 chromosome 2, ASM1654582v1, whole genome shotgun sequence, one region includes:
- the LOC104430711 gene encoding phenylcoumaran benzylic ether reductase Pyrc5 has protein sequence MAAKSKVLVIGGTGYIGKFIVEASAKSGRPTFALVRESTLSNPAKAKIVEGFESLGVTLVHGDIYDQESLLNAIKQVDVVISAVGRAQIEGQDRIVAAIKAAGNIKRFLPSEFGNDVDRVHAVEPAKSAFAIKTKIRRLVEAEEIPYTYVSSNFFAGYFLPTLSQLGATAPPRDKVVILGDGNVKAVFNKEDDIGTYTIKAVDDPRTLNKILYIRPPANTYSFNDLVSLWERKIGKTLERVYVPEEQVLKNIQEAAVPLNVILSISHSVFVKGDHTNFEIEPSFGVEASELYPDVKYTTVDQYLDQFV, from the exons ATGGCCGCGAAGAGCAAGGTCCTGGTGATCGGAGGCACTGGATACATCGGAAAGTTCATCGTGGAAGCCAGTGCTAAGTCCGGTCGCCCTACCTTCGCTCTCGTGAGGGAGTCCACTCTCTCCAACCCCGCCAAGGCCAAGATCGTCGAAGGTTTCGAGAGCCTCGGCGTCACTTTAGTTCAC GGAGACATATACGATCAAGAGAGTCTGTTGAATGCAATCAAGCAGGTCGATGTGGTAATCTCTGCTGTGGGGCGAGCACAAATAGAGGGCCAAGACAGGATTGTTGCTGCCATCAAAGCAGCTGGGAATATCAAG AGATTCTTGCCTTCAGAGTTTGGAAACGACGTGGATCGTGTCCATGCGGTGGAGCCAGCAAAAAGTGCATTTGCTATCAAGACCAAGATTCGCCGCCTTGTTGAGGCCGAGGAAATCCCTTATACCTATGTTTCTTCTAACTTTTTTGCGGGTTACTTCCTCCCAACATTGTCACAGCTTGGGGCTACAGCTCCCCCTAGAGATAAAGTTGTTATCTTAGGGGATGGAAATGTAAAAG CGGTGTTTAACAAGGAGGATGACATTGGCACCTATACCATCAAAGCCGTGGATGATCCGAGGACCCTGAACAAAATTCTGTACATCAGACCTCCTGCCAACACCTACTCGTTTAATGATCTCGTGTCTTTGTGGGAGAGAAAGATCGGCAAGACCCTGGAGAGGGTTTATGTTCCAGAGGAGCAAGTTCTGAAGAACATTCAAG AGGCGGCAGTTCCACTCAATGTGATATTGTCCATATCTCATTCTGTTTTCGTGAAAGGGGACCACACTAACTTTGAGATTGAGCCATCTTTCGGAGTGGAAGCTTCGGAGCTCTATCCCGACGTCAAATACACGACCGTGGATCAGTACCTTGATCAGTTTGTCTGA